The Pochonia chlamydosporia 170 chromosome 1, whole genome shotgun sequence genome window below encodes:
- a CDS encoding nonribosomal peptide synthase GliP2 (similar to Neosartorya fischeri NRRL 181 XP_001263173.1), protein MANPTNLCDLFYQTVQKWPDNIAVDHAEGCLSYRQLDTSSSTVAGDLQRLGVTRGSIVLLITSHGSFNLVAILSILKAGASFVPIDRRRWSQDNINYVYNLVERPVVVNTTPEAFHPPQGECQIFNLLALPTSPAEESQLPEGFHIQPEDTACIIFTSGSTGRPKGVKISHKSLCVYSRTSPVNMGIVPGDRLLHILSVGFDACTCMLFSVLGNGGTIVPSEAEDIYQSAPSCTVLAATPSLLAMLPTPSTGKDMYSRIHTILVGGETASPDLFGAWVDAGVRVLAAYGGTETTALGCVQKVERDPKTGKINPFLIGGFMRQSPCWLLRDNLTAINEAYVDGEIIIGGDGLSNGYFKNEEKTNESFITWNGLRVYRTGDYGRWVQGPSGDRVIEFRGRRDRTVKNSGFLVNLDQDVEDGLLRVGQPLGVRTAHAVWTENGIIAVITPSSVDIATLLSKANESMCSYFIPFMIKATDSIPLSPNGKIQTQQLLAVLNASAEGQANEIAEKGEASTHPEHAGLDQSSFNHQFKLERVLEAASEVFEFRPEKLKTLRGGESFNELGGSSLLALKFVSVLRRFGVQSSVRDIFKHQTFSSISHHASILPSLDSATIEATRDPTTVGMLPSLREQTREFLGLDGDSFDVGPLTSFQLELALPTLMDDSKYVNQIKLAYTNSQSVAMERAWRVVWQSEPIFRTEVSLAIGSGVQVVHRCPFRKPGTWNYDSHVEYRKAVESTSLSIGLGCSLDFFRYGVETEISNVPHDSVSPTGEEEALTVVLTIHHSLMDGCSLELILGNVERAALGLSIPHSVSAIDTNLGLIDIQITKDQEVRNFFHDYLDGLDTHEEVIETGSKGDSRDPKATAVATFEASVGKYEAIQFAQQNGVSVACLYMTAWAMALSVLEMNPTVVVGSVFSSRGAIPNHENAVGSYISTLPLVFRFIGDETIVSLLQRAMDDLAAVGKYAWARSDQIGTGFKMRNLVALQPNLHDEHPRTKPIRVESLDNSDFPLSLLVDSDGKFRILYDDCEFENKTVRRIGENFQYSLHAILHATLVEDCMKLNQLQESVIQMAKQVQIEPDNLTVKQVLEQSIDKFSQLVALEDCLGTTLTYGEIDKLSNAIAHHILAHSSGNVIAIYGDGTIQWILALLGVVKSGDTFVPIDPNWPMERREAVCEKSGASAMLVSQETQKHEAPKLSTLKVLIVDNIIPGFSCEDNLERLPDTASPGSDFVVVFTSGSTGTPKGIPISNRGLLTCQSNLEASVYASPERRIAQFMSPAFDACNVEIFSTFLHGATLVLRDPVDPYAHLLKVNTVMATPSALVAMDADELCNIDMIISTGEAVTNALIEKFASRVLLYNAYGPAECSVLASFGRMIPGDTLTIGAPLETVRIYILDEDKKHVPCGERGEIYLAGKQVLRGYINDPDKSAQQILPDPWHTDEHMFRTRDYGTQGKDGRLTYHGRIDRVAKIRGFRVELAGVECAIMSCGGISHCAAIAVNGTLVAYITCDKQQEASDTSKKAATIRERLGEMLSTPWIPSAIVPLAQLPKTPNGKVDSKALEALYTTTLPSPDGGFRNSLGNGISDKLAEQWRQVLRLGPEKSLEDDDDFFRLGGHSILLMLLATRLTAAFSKKVRVRDLVVSPSFRGQCDAIQRLLHGTTSDGIAEVNEKLPPESLTELERQVWFQYQVATTVTTFNIACVLHVSGKVDPDNLTNSLNTALASDPVLSCHMAEGANGPKRVISDVPPKVRQVTHLDLEAEVNYRFDLEQDTLIRVHLVRAANGESTQSSNTKCQLMIVTSHAVADLGTLQNLLRLTSVALAGGTVTQHDRPQHLESPKWTQRPSLEEKSFWRNYLSGHSYNDHRPSLLRRSFLPSPLATFQGSSRSVECSGQVVTSLNKCVRRLGITHHQMALAVAALLLHWLSGEHDIVLGAPNANRSTLKDEEALGQFLDRLPIRVRLPRLSNQHQTKISTVLVEVRNSALKALAHAISFSDVLGVHGFPNGHLHHPLFECMVTFHTRSSGLDNWLQIPGCQVSSSPQFANGSKFPLMMEWFELAKDRWSIHLEHDTSYIPPSSMDIVEKALGVILNAMADECSLSDLHDQLADLKVSELDSAEGSPPSSSGTGSPRSSESSYSISVDEMADTIRSEMSACLGPTSKSLSNNGSFFSAGADSMAVMSLRHRMRRLGIDLPVRSIFVGRTPLKLAELVLL, encoded by the exons ATGGCGAACCCTACCAATTTGTGCGACTTGTTCTATCAAACAGTCCAGAAATGGCCAGacaacattgctgttgatcACGCAGAAGGGTGTCTGTCATACCGACAGCTTGAcacatcatcgtccacaGTGGCAGGTGACCTCCAGCGGCTCGGAGTTACAAGGGGCTCAATAGTTCTTCTCATAACCAGTCACGGCAGTTTCAATCTTGTCGCAATTCTCTCAATTCTTAAGGCTGGAGCCTCCTTTGTTCCCATAGACCGCAGAAGGTGGTCACAAGATAACATCAATTATGTTTACAACCTCGTCGAGAGACCAGTCGTGGTCAACACTACGCCAGAAGCCTTTCACCCTCCTCAAGGGGAATGTCAAATTTTTAACCTGTTGGCCCTTCCCACATCTCCTGCGGAAGAAAGTCAACTTCCAGAGGGTTTCCATATTCAACCAGAAGATACAGCATGTATTATCTTCACTAGCGGGAGCACGGGCCGGCCCAAGGGTGTCAAGATATCGCACAAATCGTTGTGTGTGTACTCCAGAACAAGTCCTGTAAACATGGGCATTGTCCCTGGAGACAGACTACTTCATATATTATCAGTTGGATTCGATG CTTGTACGTGCATGTTGTTCTCGGTTTTGGGCAACGGCGGAACTATAGTCCCATCAGAAGCAGAAGATATCTACCAGAGCGCACCGTCATGTACTGTCTTGGCAGCCACGCCGTCCTTGCTGGCAATGCTTCCAACTCCCTCCACAGGTAAGGATATGTATTCCAGGATACATACAATTCTCGTCGGAGGCGAAACGGCATCGCCGGACCTCTTTGGCGCATGGGTTGACGCCGGAGTGAGGGTGCTGGCCGCATACGGAGGTACTGAAACAACGGCCCTAGGATGCGTGCAAAAGGTCGAACGAGATCCAAAGACTGGAAAGATTAATCCTTTCTTAATCGGTGGATTCATGAGACAGAGTCCTTGCTGGCTCTTACGTGACAACCTTACAGCAATAAACGAGGCATACGTTGATGGAGAAATCATCATCGGAGGTGATGGTCTTTCAAATGGCTATTtcaagaatgaagaaaagACAAACGAAAGCTTCATAACTTGGAATGGACTTCGGGTGTATCGAACTGGAGACTATGGTCGATGGGTCCAAGGCCCGTCTGGCGACCGAGTTATCGAGTTCCGAGGACGCAGAGATCGAACAGTCAAGAATAGTGGATTTCTTGTGAATCTTGATcaagatgttgaggatggATTACTCCGGGTCGGGCAACCACTTGGAGTTAGAACAGCTCACGCGGTGTGGACGGAGAACGGTATCATTGCGGTCATAACGCCGTCGAGTGTCGACATTGCGACTCTTCtctccaaagccaacgaAAGCATGTGTTCATACTTCATACCATTCATGATCAAAGCCACCGATTCTATTCCATTGTCACCGAATGGAAAGATACAGACACAACAGCTGCTTGCCGTACTTAATGCCAGCGCTGAGGGTCAGGCAAACGAGATTGCGGAAAAGGGGGAGGCGTCAACACATCCAGAACACGCTGGACTTGACCAGTCGAGTTTCAATCATCAGTTCAAGCTTGAAAGAGTGCTAGAGGCGGCCTCGGAGGTGTTTGAATTCAGACCTGAGAAACTGAAGACACTACGTGGTGGTGAATCGTTCAATGAGCTGGGAGGATCGTCGCTCCTCGCGTTGAAATTTGTCTCTGTTCTTCGCCGCTTTGGGGTCCAAAGCTCTGTGAGAGACATTTTCAAGCATCAAACATTCTCCTCCATATCGCACCACGCTTCAATTTTGCCCTCGTTAGATTCAGCGACTATCGAGGCTACCAGGGATCCAACTACTGTAGGAATGCTACCAAGCCTTCGCGAGCAGACCCGCGAATTTTTAGGGCTGGACGGAGACAGCTTCGATGTCGGGCCATTAACCAGCTTTCAACTTGAACTGGCGTTGCCTACATTGATGGATGACTCAAAATATGTGAACCAAATCAAACTAGCCTATACGAACTCTCAGTCAGTCGCAATGGAACGAGCCTGGCGAGTAGTCTGGCAGTCTGAGCCAATTTTCAGAACTGAAGTGTCTCTGGCCATTGGATCTGGTGTGCAGGTTGTCCACAGGTGCCCCTTTAGAAAGCCAGGGACTTGGAACTACGATTCTCATGTTGAATATCGAAAAGCTGTTGAGTCAACCAGCTTGTCTATTGGTCTCGGATGCTCTCTGGACTTTTTCagatacggagtagagaCAGAGATTTCGAACGTTCCCCATGACAGTGTATCGCCCACGGGTGAGGAAGAGGCTCTTACAGTTGTACTCACAATTCATCATAGCCTAATGGATGGTTGCTCCCTAGAGCTTATACTCGGCAATGTCGAAAGGGCAGCGTTGGGGTTGTCAATACCGCACAGTGTATCTGCAATTGACACGAACCTTGGGCTCATTGACATCCAGATTACCAAGGACCAGGAAGTTAGAAACTTCTTTCATGATTATTTAGACGGACTCGACACCCATGAAGAAGTCATCGAGACTGGTAGCAAAGGCGACTCACGCGATCCCAAAGCCACTGCCGTCGCCACATTCGAAGCCTCAGTGGGCAAATACGAGGCTATACAATTCGCACAGCAAAACGGAGTCTCAGTTGCTTGTCTCTACATGACGGCGTGGGCAATGGCACTGAGTGTTCTCGAGATGAATCCCACTGTTGTCGTTGGATCAGTATTCTCAAGCCGAGGCGCCATCCCCAATCACGAAAACGCAGTTGGTTCGTACATATCAACTCTCCCACTAGTCTTTAGGTTTATTGGGGACGAGACCATTGTGAGTCTGCTTCAAAGAGCGATGGACGACCTTGCCGCGGTAGGCAAATATGCCTGGGCGCGCTCCGACCAGATCGGAACTGGCTTCAAGATGCGGAATTTGGTTGCCCTGCAGCCTAATCTGCATGATGAGCATCCCAGAACCAAGCCAATTCGGGTTGAGTCTCTGGATAACAGCGATTTCCCACTAAGCCTGCTGGTTGATTCAGACGGCAAGTTCCGAATCTTATACGACGATTGTGAATTTGAGAACAAGACGGTCCGTCGAATCGGGGAGAATTTTCAGTATTCACTACATGCTATTCTCCATGCGACGCTTGTAGAGGATTGTATGAAGCTGAACCAACTTCAGGAAAGCGTGATACAGATGGCGAAACAAGTTCAAATAGAGCCTGATAACCTCACGGTCAAACAGGTCTTGGAGCAATCCATTGATAAATTCAGCCAGCTTGTGGCTTTGGAAGACTGCTTAGGCACGACCCTCACGTACGGCGAGATTGACAAATTATCCAACGCGATTGCACATCATATACTTGCACACTCATCCGGCAACGTCATTGCCATCTACGGCGACGGGACCATACAATGGATTCTGGCGTTATTGGGCgtcgtcaagtctggtgataCATTTGTACCCATTGATCCAAATTGGCCCATGGAACGACGGGAAGCAGTTTGTGAAAAGAGCGGTGCATCTGCAATGCTGGTGTCTCAAGAGACACAGAAACATGAAGCTCCCAAgctttcaacattgaaggttcTGATCGTGGATAACATAATACCAGGGTTCTCATGCGAGGACAACTTGGAGAGACTCCCGGACACAGCGTCTCCCGGCTCTGActttgtcgtcgtctttaCATCAGGCTCCACAGGTACACCAAAGGGTATTCCAATTTCCAATCGTGGGCTATTGACATGTCAAAGCAACTTGGAAGCAAGCGTTTATGCGTCTCCCGAGCGGCGCATTGCTCAATTCATGTCACCGGCTTTTGATGCTTGTAACGTGGAGATATTTTCTACGTTTCTCCATGGAGCTACACTTGTGCTTCGAGATCCTGTCGACCCGTACGCCCATCTTTTGAAGGTGAATACCGTCATGGCAACTCCATCTGCGTTGGTGGCAATGGATGCTGATGAACTTTGCAACATAGACATG ATCATCTCTACGGGAGAGGCGGTGACAAACGCCCTCATCGAAAAGTTTGCCTCTCGGGTGCTTCTTTACAATGCTTATGGCCCTGCCGAG TGTTCCGTCTTGGCCTCCTTTGGGCGAATGATCCCCGGAGATACCCTCACAATAGGCGCCCCTTTAGAAACTGTACGCATTTACATACTCGACGAAGACAAAAAGCATGTCCCTTGCGGAGAACGGGGAGAAATCtacctggctggcaagcaAGTTTTGCGAGGATACATCAACGACCCGGACAAGTCGGCGCAACAAATCCTACCTGACCCGTGGCATACGGACGAGCACATGTTTCGCACACGAGATTACGGAACTCAAGGAAAAGACGGACGACTGACGTATCATGGAAGAATAGATCGAGTTGCCAAGATACGGGGTTTTCGCGTCGAGCTAGCAGGAGTGGAATGCGCGATCATGTCATGCGGAGGTATATCACACTGCGCCGCCATTGCAGTCAACGGAACACTGGTGGCATACATTACTTGCGACAAACAGCAGGAAGCTTCAGATACTTCCAAGAAGGCAGCTACTATTCGCGAAAGACTAGGCGAGATGCTCTCTACGCCCTGGATACCGAGTGCGATAGTTCCTCTGGCGCAGCTTCCAAAGACGCCTAATGGAAAGGTCGACTCTAAAGCTTTGGAAGCACTGTATACTACTACTCTACCCTCTCCGGACGGTGGGTTTCGAAATTCGTTGGGGAATGGCATTTCTGATAAACTCGCCGAGCAATGGCGTCAGGTGCTTCGACTGGGACCGGAGAAGAGtcttgaagacgatgacgattTTTTCCGTCTTGGCGGCCATTCAATATTGCTCATGCTTCTTGCGACGAGACTCACAGCCGCATTCTCAAAAAAGGTTAGGGTGCGCGATCTTGTTGTCTCTCCTTCATTCCGCGGACAGTGCGATGCCATCCAACGACTATTACATGGCACGACTTCAGACGGCATTGCTGAAGTGAATGAGAAACTCCCTCCCGAAAGTCTTACGGAGCTGGAGCGGCAAGTTTGGTTTCAGTATCAAGTCGCTACAACTGTTACGACTTTCAACATTGCCTGTGTTCTGCATGTCAGTGGCAAAGTTGATCCGGACAACTTGACGAATTCTCTCAACACGGCGCTTGCGTCAGACCCTGTTCTTTCTTGCCACATGGCAGAGGGAGCGAATGGGCCCAAGAGAGTCATTTCAGATGTTCCCCCAAAAGTGCGTCAAGTTACTCATCTCGACCTGGAAGCTGAAGTCAACTACCGGTTTGATCTTGAGCAGGATACTCTCATCCGCGTTCACTTGGTCCGAGCCGCCAACGGCGAGTCTACACAATCATCAAATACCAAGTGTCAACTTATGATTGTAACCTCTCACGCCGTTGCTGATCTCGGCACATTGCAAAACCTGCTGAGACTCACGAGCGTTGCCCTAGCTGGAGGAACTGTAACACAACACGACAGGCCACAGCACCTGGAATCTCCTAAATGGACCCAACGTCCCTCTCTTGAGGAAAAGTCCTTCTGGAGAAACTACCTCAGCGGCCACAGCTACAATGACCACAGACCATCACTCCTGCGTCGTTCGTTTCTACCGTCCCCCTTGGCCACCTTCCAAGGTTCTTCTCGAAGCGTCGAGTGTAGTGGCCAGGTCGTAACGTCCCTGAATAAGTGCGTGAGGAGACTCGGCATCACACATCACCAAATGGCCCTGGCGGTTGCTGCGCTGCTCCTCCACTGGCTCTCCGGAGAACACGATATTGTTCTCGGTGCCCCGAATGCCAATCGGTCAACGctcaaagacgaagaagccCTGGGTCAATTTTTGGATCGGCTCCCCATCCGAGTACGGCTACCGAGGCTTTCGAATCAGCATCAGACCAAGATCAGCACAGTATTGGTTGAAGTACGCAACTCGGCCCTGAAGGCTCTAGCACATGCCATTTCTTTCAGCGACGTCCTAGGTGTACATGGATTCCCAAATGgacatcttcaccatccCCTGTTCGAATGCATGGTTACATTCCACACTCGCAGCAGCGGTCTTGACAATTGGCTACAGATACCAGGCTGCCAAgtctcatca
- a CDS encoding aminotransferase GliI (similar to Aspergillus fumigatus Af293 XP_750853.1), with protein sequence MLSRRAKNNNAWFMHQFKRQLQRQGSSSTSKVDLATAENWLIRPEILKLLKRNCGYDLAERHLSYASGMGGTKGLLGAISGFVNCFFSPKVPVLPEHIVTGAGCSSVLDTLLNDICDDGDGILVTAPMWGSFHVSAVLRNGVKLIPVYIPFKANNSADAVVDAYRTAVAESGRPVKGILFCNPHNPSGHICPTHVLDALLRYCEEANLHFVSDEIYALSTFGVVESTASSLAYHFESPANQFVSVLSRDLNALGVSSSRVHLLYSISKDIGSSGLRLGFLVTQSNKQLRMSQAILNNAKLCNVATVMMTPILQDLRVLTRLVELNLHRLRKAAEIAIRFAEFHGLTYYKPVAGLYIWIRLSQSCNAEAEEAAIVKACAAKGALVGSGADYTEPQPGWFRITFALPQDIFMDGLGRIEEAMGYKNRFKFPETRTIWGAAVASCWRMLST encoded by the exons ATGCTATCACGGCGTGCGAAAAACAACAATGCGTGGTTCATGCACCAGTTCAAGaggcagctgcagcggcAAGGCTCAAGTAGCACGTCAAAAGTCGACCTAGCCACGGCAGAAAACTGGCTCATACGTCCTGAGATACTAAAACTTCTAAAAAGAAATTGCGGATATGACCTAGCTGAGAGACATCTGTCATACGCGAGTGGAATGGGAGGAACAAAAGGATTACTCGGAGCCATATCGGGATTTGTCaattgcttcttctcgccaaagGTCCCAGTATTGCCGGAACATATCGTTACCGGAGCAGGGTGTAGCTCAGTGCTTGATACTCTGCTCAACGACAtatgtgatgatggtgatggtatCCTGGTGACTGCTCCAATGTGGG GTAGCTTCCATGTATCTGCTGTCCTAAGGAACGGTGTCAAGTTAATTCCAGTTTATATTCccttcaaagccaacaactCTGCTGACGCAGTTGTTGATGCTTATCGAACAGCAGTCGCCGAGTCTGGTCGCCCTGTCAAAGGAATTCTCTTTTGCAATCCTCACAACCCATCCGGGCACATCTGTCCTACCCATGTTCTGGATGCCCTTCTCCGGTACTGTGAGGAAGCAAACCTACACTTTGTTTCAGACGAGATTTATGCATTGTCGACATTTGGCGTTGTGGAAAGCACAGCGTCCAGCTTGGCATATCACTTTGAGTCACCCGCCAATCAATTCGTCTCTGTTCTATCTAGAGATTTGAATGCACTTGGAGTATCGAGCTCTCGAGTCCATCTACTCTACAGTATCAGCAAAGACATTGGAAGTAGTGGTCTCAGATTG GGATTCCTCGTCACGCAGTCCAATAAACAACTACGAATGTCGCAAGCCATTCTGAATAACGCCAAACTCTGTAATGTTGCGACAGTGATGATGACCCCAATCTTGCAAGACCTACGAGTACTTACAAGACTCGTAGAGCTTAATCTCCATCGACTACGCAAAGCTGCGGAGATTGCAATACGATTCGCAGAATTTCATGGACTCACATACTATAAGCCAGTAGCTGGACTATACATCTGGATTAGATTGTCACAGTCATGCAAtgccgaagccgaagaagcGGCCATCGTCAAGGCGTGTGCAGCGAAGGGGGCATTGGTGGGCAGCGGCGCAGATTATACGGAGCCACAGCCAGGCTGGTTCCGAATTACATTTGCCTTGCCCCAGGATATATTTATGGACGGTCTTGGCCGGATTGAAGAGGCTATGGGCTATAAAAATAGATTCAAGTTCCCCGAGACTCGGACTATTTGGGGCGCCGCAGTTGCGAGTTGTTGGAGAATGCTTAGTACTTAG
- a CDS encoding methyltransferase (similar to Arthroderma otae CBS 113480 XP_002846276.1) has protein sequence MANSTLDENSSSLDESRQAYMLPHSQREIERMKNQHEWVKAAFGGLIKAPVDYEQKNQSILDSATADGTWLCDTGTMFPPETELVGFDIAPELYPPADLLPPNVELVVGDLLQSLPEKWAKHFDLVHQRFVFPGFPAEAIDEFVDKLMECVKPGGWIQFVEPVANENVSGPGPSAFAILHQLANTFMKSPNPKNVILEKLESAGFINVNMETLDIVVGKYQSNKELDARGRKNMRATINNMLAFTNANDLGLSDTDWETLRDRFDEDMSTYRTAVRHVIIWAQRPL, from the exons ATGGCTAATTCAACTCTCGATGAGAACTCTAGCAGCCTGGATGAGTCCAGGCAGGCTTACATGCTGCCACACAGCCAGCGTGAGATTGAGCGAATGAAGAACCAGCATGAATGGGTGAAGGCAGCATTTGGCGGCTTGATCAAAGCTCCCGTCGATTATGAGCAAAAAAATCAGAGCATACTCGACTCAGCAACTGCAGATG GCACGTGGCTCTGTGACACCGGCACCATGTTCCCACCAGAAACCGAATTAGTTGGTTTCGACATTGC GCCAGAGCTTTACCCGCCAGCAGATCTACTACCTCCCAATGTCGAGCTTGTGGTGGGTGACCTACTCCAAAGTCTCCCCGAGAAGTGGGCGAAGCACTTTGATCTGGTACACCAAAGATTTGTATTCCCAGGGTTTCCCGCTGAAGCCATCGATGAATTCGTGGATAAGTTGATGGAGTGTGTTAAACCCGGCGGTTGGATTCAATTTGTCGAACCAGTCGCAAATGAGAACGTTTCCGGCCCAGGCCCGTCTGCCTTTGCAATTTTACATCAACTTGCGAATACATTCATGAAATCCCCAAATCCAAAAAACGTGATTCTGGAAAAACTTGAGAGCGCAGGGTTCATAAATGTGAACATGGAGACACTGGATATTGTCGTTGGAAAATACCAGAGCAACAAAGAGTTGGATGCCCGGGGTCGAAAGAACATGCGAGctaccatcaacaacatgctGGCCTTTACAAA TGCGAACGATCTGGGTTTGTCGGACACGGATTGGGAGACGTTGAGGGATCGTTTTGACGAGGACATGTCCACGTATCGCACTGCGGTGCGCCACGTCATAATTTGGGCGCAGAGACCATTGTGA
- a CDS encoding cytochrome P450 (similar to Leptosphaeria maculans JN3 XP_003841590.1) has translation MDPKAIFDKLTTLDVEILSLVKFAYVAPVILLILYNIWSRDKRLRHLPPGPKGLPIIGNMLDMADTDKMMTVAKEWADQYGDVFYTKVGLSRFIWLSSPSAVKDLMDKRGSIYSSRAPSPMINIVSNNERVNFLPYGEKWRMIRNILHSALNLETSTSYKPVQDFESKQAVWEILNTKDDIAFNDINRRYSTSTIMRITYGHRVKDLNDPLYQDILKIVRHFSLATAPGGWMIDTLPMLADIVPQFLLQNWKKVARQWYDEDSGIYLKMYNKLMADIEKGVAPDCFLKDLAKEKLKKNPIPDVTAAFAAGALIEAGSDATTTALNNVILACLLYPEVVKGAHEELDRVVGNKRMPDFSDEPNLPYIRGIAKETLRWRASTKIGTCHATTQDDWYKGYFIPKGSVVVLNWAIHMDEKRWKNPERFDPTRYVDDNLTEAESMGQADPNLRDHFTFGAGRRNCPGLHIAHNSLFINIARIFWAFNMRKSVDVNGKVVEPSTAAQPGFLLTPVKFLCHFEPRSAKHAETIEKVWAAAQEKA, from the exons ATGGATCCTAAAGCCATCTTCGACAAGCTAACCACGCTTGATGTGGAAATCTTATCACTGGTCAAGTTTGCATACGTTGCTCCTGTG ATACTGTTGATACTATACAACATATGGAGCCGCGACAAACGACTAAGACATCTACCCCCCGGGCCAAAGGGCCTTCCCATCATTGGAAATATGCTGGATATGGCGGACACCgacaagatgatgacggtAGCCAAGGAGTGGGCTGACCAGTACGGCGACGTCTTCTACACAAAAGTCGGCCTTTCTCGATTCATCTGGTTGTCATCTCCGTCGGCCGTCAAAGATCTCATGGATAAGCGAGGCTCGATCTACTCGTCGCGAGCCCCGAGTCCCATGATAAACATAGTTTCAAACAATGAGCGTGTCAATTTTCTGCCATACGGAGAGAAATGGCGGATGATTCGCAACATTCTTCATTCTGCGCTCAACCTAGAGACATCGACATCGTACAAGCCAGTCCAAGACTTTGAGTCGAAGCAAGCGGTTTGGGAAATTTTAAACACAAAAGACGATATTGCgttcaacgacatcaaccGCAGATACTCGACAAGTACAATAATGAGAATTACATATGGTCACCGTGTCAAAGACCTCAACGATCCCCTATACCAGGATATTCTCAAAATCGTCCGCCATTTTTCGCTTGCTACCGCGCCGGGAGGCTGGATGATTGACACACTCCCTATGCTCGCAGACATTGTTCCCCAGTTCTTGCTGCAGAATTGGAAGAAGGTCGCGCGGCAGTGGTACGATGAGGACTCCGGCATATACCTGAAGATGTACAATAAGCTTATGGCCGATATTGAAAAGGGTGTCGCGCCAGACTGCTTCCTCAAAGACCTGGCAAAAGAGAAACTAAAAAAGAACCCGATTCCAGATGTCACGGCGGCGTTTGCAGCTGGAGCATTGATAGAAGCGGGAAGTGatgcaacaacaacggcTTTGAACAATGTcatcttggcttgtttgctgTATCCCGAGGTAGTCAAGGGCGCACACGAAGAGCTAGATCGTGTTGTAGGTAACAAGCGAATGCCGGATTTCAGCGATGAGCCAAATTTGCCGTACATTCGAGGCATTGCCAAGGAAACGCTCAGATGGAGAGCTTCAACAAAAATTGGGACTTGCCATGCAACCACGCAAGATGACTGGTACAAGGGGTATTTCATTCCCAAAGGATCCGTCGTGGTCCTCAACTG GGCTATTCATATGGACGAAAAGCGCTGGAAGAACCCAGAGCGTTTCGATCCTACTCGCTATGTGGACGATAATCTCACCGAAGCTGAATCCATGGGCCAAGCTGATCCTAACCTTCGCGATCATTTCACATTTGGGGCCGGACGTCGAAATTGTCCTGGGTTGCATATTGCACACAACTCCTTGTTCATAAACATTGCGCGCATATTTTGGGCTTTTAATATGCGCAAGTCGGTTGACGTTAATGGAAAAGTTGTCGAGCCTTCCACAGCGGCACAACCAGGGTTTCTATTGACACCGGTAAAGTTTCTATGTCATTTCGAACCGAGGAGTGCGAAACATGCAGAGACTATAGAGAAAGTTTGGGCTGCGGCACAAGAGAAAGCATAA